In Rutidosis leptorrhynchoides isolate AG116_Rl617_1_P2 chromosome 2, CSIRO_AGI_Rlap_v1, whole genome shotgun sequence, one genomic interval encodes:
- the LOC139892016 gene encoding plant intracellular Ras-group-related LRR protein 4-like has protein sequence MEASGRSVDEVVEEIMRIHRSLPPRPGIEDIEGAKILIRNADNEYQSRLEAIARQKKRKDVPDELFTVLVEMQKHLVNFQTFEQKREAIKLLDLENYHMLFDDMIQRASKCVGPTGSDDNGNTNQSFASTSSGLSSLENSGSFSGVNFSGNSVSTASATPSSSFSLYTDKESVKTSELFTRDDSYVKKSKSPIHGDGFGSILRSSDTSRPIIMDSTLKPAVTSGQDGDKLSLIKLASLIEVSSKNGTKDLNLGGKLMDQIEWLPDSLGKLSGLITLDLSENRLISLPFSIGDLLSLKKLDVHSNKIIELPESIGNLFSLTHLDLRGNQLTSLPSTFGKLIHLQDLDLSSNNFSVLPESLCSLTTLQKLNIETNNIEELPYMISQCTSLKELIADYNKLKALPEAVGKIESLERLSVRYNNISRLPTTMSSLKSLKDLDVSFNELESVPESLCFATTLIKINVSNNFADLRSLPRSIGNLENLEELDMSNNQIRFLPDSIRMLSKLRVLKAEGNPLKSPPQSVLDQGVHAVVQYMNELHEKKEVKAQPAKKKKSWVQICFFSSSNKRKRNGTDYVKT, from the exons ATGGAAGCTTCTGGAAGATCAGTAGATGAGGTGGTGGAAGAGATAATGAGAATTCATAGATCTCTTCCTCCAAGGCCTGGAATTGAAGATATCGAAGGTGCGAAAATACTGATTCGAAATGCGGACAACGAGTATCAGTCGAGACTGGAAGCTATTGCTAGGCAAAAGAAGCGAAAAGACGTTCCTGACGAACTGTTTACTGTGCTGGTAGAGatgcaaaagcatttagtaaatttccaaacttttgagcaaaaGAGGGAAGCAATTAAGTTACTTGATCTTGAAAACTaccatatgttgtttgatgatatGATTCAGAGAGCTTCAAAATGTGTGGGTCCAACTGGTAGTGATGATAATGGTAATACTAACCAATCATTTGCTTCCACATCAAGTGGCTTGTCGTCTTTGGAAAATTCAGGTTCATTCTCTGGTGTAAATTTTAGTGGTAATTCTGTTAGTACTGCGAGTGCGACTCCATCATCGAGTTTTAGTTTATATACTGACAAGGAGTCTGTTAAAACATCGGAGTTGTTTACTAGAGACGATAGCTATGTTAAGAAGAGTAAGTCTCCCATTCATGGTGATGGGTTTGGTAGCATACTTCGATCTAGTGATACTTCAAGGCCCATAATTATGGATTCAACTCTAAAACCTGCGGTTACTTCTG GTCAAGATGGTGACAAATTAAGTCTTATAAAGCTTGCTAGTCTTATTGAAGTATCTTCCAAAAATGGCACGAAAGATCTCAATCTCGGGGGTAAATTAATGGACCAGATAGAATGGCTTCCCGattcattaggaaagttatctGGTTTAATTACATTGGATCTATCAGAAAATCGATTAATTTCCTTACCTTTTTCAATCGGAGATCTTTTATCACTAAAAAAACTAGATGTACATTCGAACAAAATAATCGAACTCCCAGAATCTATAGGCAACCTCTTTAGTTTGACCCATCTTGATCTAAGAGGAAACCAGTTAACATCTCTACCATCAACATTTGGTAAATTAATTCATCTTCAAGATCTCGATTTGAGCTCAAACAACTTTTCAGTTCTTCCTGAATCATTATGTTCACTCACTACTTTACAAAAACTCAACATTGAAACCAACAACATCGAAGAACTTCCCTACATGATCAGTCAATGCACTTCCTTAAAAGAACTTATTGCAGACTATAACAAACTGAAAGCCTTACCAGAAGCCGTAGGAAAAATCGAGTCTTTAGAAAGACTTTCTGTTCGTTACAATAACATCAGTAGGTTACCAACCACAATGTCATCATTAAAAAGTCTTAAAGACCTTGATGTAAGTTTTAACGAGCTCGAATCAGTGCCCGAAAGCTTATGTTTTGCAACAACTCTTATCAAGATCAACGTCAGCAACAACTTTGCTGACCTAAGATCATTACCAAGATCTATTGGAAACCTTGAAAATTTAGAGGAGTTGGATATGAGCAATAACCAGATAAGATTCCTTCCGGATTCTATTCGTATGTTATCTAAGTTACGTGTTCTTAAAGCTGAAGGGAACCCTTTGAAATCACCACCTCAATCCGTACTTGATCAAGGCGTTCAT GCTGTTGTTCAGTACATGAACGAGCTCCATGAGAAGAAGGAAGTGAAAGCACAACCAGCGAAAAAGAAAAAATCCTGGGTCCAGATATGCTTCTTTTCAAGTTCTAACAAACGCAAGCGTAATGGTACTGACTACGTAAAGACTTAA